In a genomic window of Plasmodium malariae genome assembly, chromosome: 4:
- the PmUG01_04027100 gene encoding conserved Plasmodium protein, unknown function, producing MNLREREKGEPKTAEEKNEEKKTASSIIILSDIISKSKKKMNSIFCKDKHNESIIDEKKKNYLINVDKTLLKKDINCVSYAYKNLNNRSVSKRGIYNNNVSTVSNRGDDDILDKLSLEKKKRKNAKTVVSCQDSDKKAMYSMIYDTFINKNLKIKTDHSVGASNKEKEKKIQRPHNRSVLQATTHNKKKKKIKNNNNNNNNNNDNGNFNSSNISHISNISNASNTSSICDNKDGNHSSGDVYNHASSSATNLLQINEKNIHQYRKNLVAQIIQKQHADSSAQITETNEELNTLTNDGSFLYEKIKAKKENNKKINFTQTPSQYEKDEISHFAKYLTKKILNKAIIQITYEQNVKQIDKKSKMVNINDQTNKQTYSNLVDYQQENLHVMDEMSEMSKFFDIFKKINIFSISRNMIDALITRNISLANERNELKKAEELEWCNEVTTNLLKNTLAYLATEKIVSFITEELVEDSFLKFCTSHNNYVETINRYLNKENISFHERRKRENGHLNFLLSNDKINVTIPVRVKEDMNLDDVLKKIKNYILKKLKFLRNEYNLNFVSIKDKGWRNILSIKDLFSSDTNEFTIYLKKKKVLS from the exons ATGAATCTAAGAGAGAGAGAAAAGGGAGAGCCAAAAACTGCTGAAGAGAAAAACGAGGAAAAGAAAACAGCTTCTTCCATCATAATTCTAAGCGACATAATTTCTaaatcgaaaaaaaaaatgaacagcATATTTTGTAAAGACAAACACAATGAGAGTATcattgatgaaaaaaaaaaaaattatctaatAAATGTTGACAaaacattattaaaaaaagatataaactGTGTTAGTTACGCctacaaaaatttaaataatcgCAGTGTTTCTAAAAGAGggatatataacaataatgtGTCAACAGTTAGTAATAGAGGTGATGATGATATACTTGATAAATTATCactagaaaagaaaaaaagaaaaaatgcaaaaactGTAGTAAGTTGTCAAGATTCAGACAAAAAAGCAATGTATTCAATGATATACGACActtttataaacaaaaatttaaaaataaagaccGATCACTCAGTCGGAGCGTCTAATAaggagaaagaaaaaaaaatacaaagacCTCACAACAGGAGTGTCTTACAGGCCACCAcccataataaaaaaaaaaaaaaaataaaaaataataataataataataataataataatgataatggaAATTTTAATAGTAGCAATATTTCTCATATCTCTAACATTTCTAACGCTTCTAACACTTCTAGCATTTGTGATAATAAAGACGGAAATCACAGTTCAGGTGACGTATATAATCACGCAAGTTCCTCTGCAACTAACTTGCTACAAATTAACGAAAAGAACATCCATCAATACAGAAAAAATCTAGTAGCACAGATAATACAAAAACAACATGCAGACAGCTCAGCACAAATAACAGAAACAAATGAAGAATTAAATACTCTTACTAATGATGgctcatttttatatgaaaagataaaagcaaaaaaggaaaataataaaaaaatcaattTTACCCAAACTCCCAGTCAATATGAAAAAGACGAAATATCTCATTTTGcaaaatatttaactaaaaaaattctgaacaaagcaataattcaaattacatatgaacaaaatgtTAAACAAATTGATAAGAAGAGTAAAATGGTTAATATAAACGACCAAACGAATAAACAGACCTACTCTAATCTCGTAGACTACCAGCAAGAAAACCTCCATGTGATGGACGAGATGAGTGAAATGTCCAA GTTCTTcgacatttttaaaaagataaacatattttcaatatCTCGTAATATGATAGATGCCTTAATAACACGAAACATTTCTCTCGCTAATGAG AGAAACGAATTGAAAAAAGCAGAAGAATTGGAATGGTGCAATGAAGTCACAACGAATTTGCTAAAAAACACCCTAGCATATTTAGCAACGGAGAAG ATCGTGTCGTTCATCACCGAGGAGCTAGTTGAGGACAGTTTCCTAAAATTCTGCACAAGTCATAACAATTATGTGGAAACAATAAATCgatatttaaataaagaaaatatttcttttcatgAAAGAAGGAAAAGGGAAAATGGACACTTGAACTTTTTGCTTTCTAACG acaaaataaatgtaacCATACCAGTGCGAGTAAAAGAAGATATGAATCTGGATGAcgttttgaaaaaaataaaaaactacatactcaagaaattaaaatttttaaggaACGAGTATAACTTGAATTTTGTGAGCATAAAAGACAAAGGGTGGAGAAACATACTG AGTATAAAGGATTTGTTTTCATCGGATACGAACGAATTTaccatttatttaaaaaaaaaaaaagttttatcaTGA
- the PmUG01_04027200 gene encoding conserved Plasmodium protein, unknown function: MAEDVNRKNQLEHEGLDKNYTGEAKVKYKNGDKFIGAFDNGKKCKGKYYYSNKSTYEGFYLNEKKNGLGKLTKNELEFYYGNFENGKKKGVGFQRYPNGDFYYGEWTNNKKNGKGIYFFFSTKEYYFGEWSKGSFTNGDWVLSHEVKYVGSFFKDKPNFKGYFLFSNEAKINIFFEQLFTIAMSENEESKERVELLWRNI, translated from the exons ATGGCGGAAGACGTAAATAGAAAGAACCAACTTGAACATGAGGGGCTAGACAAAAATTATACAG gTGAAGCCAAAGTAAAGTACAAAAATGGAGACAAGTTCATTGGGGCATTTGACAATGGAAAAAAGTGTAAGggtaaatattattactcaAACAAAAGTACCTATGAGGGTTTTTACTTGaacgaaaagaaaaatggacTAGGGAAGCTTACGAAAAATGAGTTGGAGTTTTATTACG gcaattttgaaaatggaaaaaaaaaaggggtaGGCTTCCAACGATATCCTAACGGAGACTTTTACTATGGAGAATGGACAAATAACAAGAAAAATGGCAAGGGAATTTACTTCTTCTTTTCGACTAAGGAATAT TATTTCGGAGAGTGGTCCAAAGGAAGTTTCACTAATGGCGATTGGGTACTTTCACATGAAGTAAAATATGTCGGTTCATTTTTTAAGGACAAACCAAATTTTAAAGgatattttctcttttcgaatgaagcaaaaataaacattttcttTGAGCAGTTATTTACTATTGCTATGAGTGAGAATGAGGAGAGTAAAGAAAGAGTGGAACTACTTTGGAGGAACATATAG
- the PmUG01_04027300 gene encoding conserved Plasmodium protein, unknown function: MNKTLHCTSVSELRSSKICEAINKYSLSTLNYNTSRNVETGKELDSASDKTFCLDGISEEEEELRTYSSIVVGKCLLCESINTALNNEWSTIRLKDTKEKWPNCELRGEMKGESHHRSMLNFIIEQNKNIITNTINISDSIFNVLKIMEDTNKSNELNYLMRKIEHEDIKELIYVNTKLFMLQVRKIYQVLIDLQISGLCNYGTKVDKVSSTYRHIVDSAKEAEHVQNKKDKNINLMVKKYIILKKYYKKLCEKYKMENNLLKRAFIINAKCCNEEYQQKYPFQIDGICTVSYMNNKILKKYNQPGEGDSEVTPDVIDGSKKVQVNLEKCNGKCLFLLTENEKLPKDCLERTDKGRPSNGASINVDDIYQTNQEDLPALVNLKKSNKNKIGLACTHGPAECRELFRKKRAQEEGEEEENEKEENMMEKKEDDKDNKGDNENGLAGIQNNKRDDDNYITFETRLGDNSKSVSEMEKNISGYKDINTHVNIFDEICKRKEPIHDESNQKEFQTRFNDKEAVVVESSVLEEKGEKKRAKGEREKKWKVSQRKEEENRGLDSDKGKIILDENSKESDHFSVQEVGEAKHVKHAKHAKQANQAK; this comes from the exons ATGAACAAGACCCTACATTGCACATCGGTATCTGAATTACGATCGTCGAAAATATGTGAAGCCATAAACAAGTACTCGCTTAGCACGTTAAACTATAACACTAGTAGAAACGTCGAAACAGGAAAAGAGCTTGACAGTGCGAGTGACAAAACATTCTGCTTAGATGGCATATCAGAAGAAGAGGAGGAGTTGAGGACCTACAGCTCCATTGTAGTAGGCAAGTGCTTATTGTGCGAATCGATTAACACTGCTCTGA ACAATGAATGGTCAACTATAAGGCTCAAGGATACCAAAGAGAAATGGCCAAATTGTGAGTTGAGAGGGGAAATGAAAGGAG AATCCCACCATAGGTCGATGTTGAACTTCATCATAGAGCAAAACAAAAACATCATAACCAacacaataaatataagtgacagtatttttaatgttttaaaaattatggaggatacaaataaatcaaatgaattaaattatttgatgAGAAAAATTGAGCATGAAGATATTAAAGAgttaatttatgtaaatacaaaattgttTATGTTACAAGTtcgaaaaatatatcaagtCTTAATTGATCTTCAGATAAGTGGACTATGTAACTATGGGACCAAAGTAGACAAAGTAAGCAGCACTTATAGACACATTGTCGACAGTGCAAAAGAAGCTGAACATGTTCAGaataaaaaagacaaaaatattaatttaatggttaaaaagtatattattttaaaaaagtactacaaaaaattatgtgaAAAGTATAAGATGGAAAATAATCTTTTAAAGAGAGCTTTCATCATAAACGCAAAATGTTGCAATGAGGAGTACCAACAAAAATACCCTTTCCAGATTGATGGCATTTGTACag TCTCATACATGAACAATAAGatattaaagaaatacaACCAACCTGGAGAAGGTGATAGTGAAGTAACCCCTGACGTAATAGATGGCTCCAAAAAAGTTCAGgtaaatttagaaaaatgcAATGGAAAATGTTTGTTCTTGCTAACTGAAAATGAGAAGTTACCAAAAGATTGTCTTGAAAGAACAGATAAAGGGAGGCCTTCAAATGGGGCATCTATCAATGTTGATGATATTTACCAGACTAATCAGGAAGATTTACCTGCActtgtaaatttaaaaaagagtaataaaaataaaatcggACTTGCATGTACGCATGGGCCTGCGGAGTGCAGAGAGCTGTTTAGGAAGAAGAGAGCACAAGAGGAGGGTGAAGAGGAAGAGAATGAGAAGGAAGAAAATATgatggaaaaaaaggaagatgACAAAGATAACAAAGGTGATAACGAGAATGGCCTTGCAGGCATACAAAATAACAAGAGGGACgatgataattatattacCTTTGAAACAAGACTCGGTGATAACAGTAAAAGTGTAAgtgaaatggaaaaaaatataagtggatataaagatataaatacacATGTGAATATATTTGATGAAATCTGTAAGCGTAAAGAACCTATTCATGATGAGTCTAACCAGAAGGAATTTCAAACTAGATTTAACGACAAAgaagcagtagtagtagaaTCTAGCGTACTAGAGGagaaaggggaaaaaaaaagggcaaAGGGTGAGAGAGAAAAGAAGTGGAAAGTAAGTCAGCGTaaggaagaagaaaatagGGGTTTAGATTCAGACAAagggaaaataattttgGATGAAAATTCAAAGGAAAGCGACCACTTCAGTGTGCAGGAAGTTGGTGAAGCGAAACATGTGAAACATGCGAAACATGCGAAACAAGCAAATCAAGCGAAATAA